The Ketobacter alkanivorans genome includes the window TATTTGTGGCGTTCGGTATAGCGTTGGCATTCTTGCTTACCATCATTTTTGTACCTGCCTATATCGCCTCACTGTCAGAACAACGCATCCAAGCGTTGGCAGAAAAACACCATGCTAATACTGGGTTTGCTCTCAGCGGCGTACTAAACGGGGTTAGAAAACTGTCCAGCAGCAGCGCAAAGCTGGTTATATCCGCTGCGATCGGCTTATCTATCGTGAGCTACTACGGAATAACCCAAATCGAAATCAACGACAATCCAGTACGCTGGTTCAAAGAAAGCCACCCCATTCGCGTAGCCGATCGGGTACTCAACCAGCACTTCGCCGGCACCTATGACGCTTACCTGGTACTGAGTAAAGATACAACACCAACTCAAAATCAGTTCCTGCAGCAACTCGACGACATCAGCAAGGATAGCGAGTTGATTAAGAGCGTTATCGAACAGAACCTAAAGCCCGACACCCCTTTTACCGAACAGCTTAGCGCCATTATTCAAAATGCAGACAATGCTTCTTTTGACGCAGACGTGAGCGACGTCGAATCACTGGAACGACTCATTTCCATGTCAGAAAACACACAGCAAGCCATAAAGTATTTCACACAACCGGATGCGCTAACCTACATACAAGAGTTACAGAACTACCTGGCAGGCGGAGAGCTGGTAGGTAAATCCAATAGCTTTTCCGATGTAGTTAAAACAGTGTACCGAGAACTGCAAAGCGGTGACTCATCCTTCTATCGAATACCGGACAACGCAAACCAGACCGCGCAAACAGTGCTGAGCTATCAGTCATCCCATCGTCCTTACGACCTTTGGCATTTCGTGACCCCTGATTTCCAGAAATCAGCGATATGGTTACAGCTTAGCAGTGGTGACAACAAGGACATGTCAGCCGTAATCGAACAGGTTGAACAGTTCATTCTACTGAACCCACTTCCTGAAGGCGTCACACTCGAATGGGGTGGCTTGGCGTACATCAATGTTGTGTGGCAAGAAGCCATGGTAGAAGGCATGTTAAATAGCTTATTAGGTGCTTTCGTTATGGTCTTCGTGGTTATGATTATTCTGTTTCGATCATTCACATTCGGATTGCTGGCAATGATTCCATTAACCCTAACCATCGCATTAATCTATGGCTTGATTGGTTGGATTGGAAAGGATTACGACATGCCGGTAGCTGTCCTATCCTCCCTCACGCTTGGTTTATCGGTTGATTTTGCGATCCACTTTCTTGACCGGGCTAGAGACATCCACCAGAAAACCGGCAACTGGTCAGAAACATTAATCCAGATGTACGGAGAACCCGGCGTTGCAATATTGCGCAACGCAATTGTCATCGCGATAGGTTTTCTACCTCTACTGGCTGCTCCACTCGTTCCATACAACACCGTTGGGATATTCCTGGCATCAATCATGGCCGCAAGCTGTGTCGTGACACTCATACTACTACCAGCAATTATGACATTATCGAATCGCTTTATATTTCCTCAAGATAGAAGGAACCCTGCATGACACTCTTACAAAAAGCCTCATTAGCCTACACACTGATTGCATTGGCTGGCAGCGCCTATGCAGAACCAGAACTGACAGTGAATGACATTATCACCAAAGCGAACAACGTCGCCTTTTATCAGGGTAACGATGGCCGTGCGGAAACTCGAATGAAGATTGTGGATAGCAGCGGCAGAGAACAGATAAGGCAGTTCACTATTCTACGCAAAGACAACGAAGATGGCGGGAACCAACAGTTCTACGTTCTGTTTCAGCGCCCGTCTGATGTAAAGCGCACAGCGTTTTTGGTAAAAAAGAACGTCGGTGGTGACGACGACCGCTGGCTTTACCTACCCAGTCTAGACCTGGTTAAACGAATATCCGCAGGAGACAAGCGTACCAGCTTCGTAGGAAGCGATTTCTATTATGAAGACGTATCCGGTCGTGCATTATCCGAAGACAGACATGAGCTACTGGAAACTACTGACACGCATTATGTAATCGACAATCATCCCAAGGATCCAGCCTCAGTAGAGTTTAAACATTATAAGGTCTGGGTAAACAAGAGCACCTTTCTGCCTGAGCGGACTGAGTACTTTGATGAGCAGGAGAAGCTATTCAGATCAGTGGAATCGCTAGAGCACAACATCATCGATGGCTATGCCACCGTCACAAAGATGAAGGTCTCCGATTTCCGCACCGGTGGCTTTACGCTAAGTGAGATTCGCTTCATCAAATACGATATTGGCTTACCTGACAGTGTATTTTCAGAGCGCTCTCTGCGATCTCCACCCCAGGAATGGCTTAAGCGGCCTGAGAAGTAGCATATGACCCGAACAACTCTATCAACACATCTGACATTATCGTCTCTAATGACTATGCTCTTGATGATTAGCGCACCTCCATTAAAGGCTCAGGATGCCACCGATGATTCGGGTGAAGAGTGGAGCGACGAATGGTCGGATGACGCGCATGACTCTACACCCCTATTTCCAATATCCGGTTATTTTGAATCTACTGCCAGTTATCGAACTAAGCACAACAATGTCATAGATAATGAGTGGGTCGCACAAGACGTGCGAGGGCGAATTCAGACCTATTATAGCCAGCACGACATAGTCGCAAGTTACAAGGGTGAGATTTACTTCGACGGCATAACATCCGAGTGGCATAGCCTGAATCGAGAGGCTTATATTGGCTTTACGCCTACGTCATCAATAGACATAAGGGCCGGCAGACAGGTATTAACCTGGGGGACAGGAGATCTACTCTTCTTAAATGACTTTTTTCCCAAGAACTGGGTAGCGCTTTTCAGCGGGTATGATCAGCAGTACCTTAAAGCACCTTCAGATGCAGTTAAAATCAGCGGATACAGTGATTTCGTCAACATAGACTTAATACTATCTCCCCAGTTTGACTCAGACGAATTCATTACTGGTGAAAAACTTTCCTATTACTCCGCGGCCGACAAAAGCATCGTCGCAGCACCACCCACCTTACGCGCAAAAAAGCCCGGCACCTCATCAGAGGATTCTGAAGTGGCTTTGCGCATCTACAAGAATACTGACGGCATTGAATACGCGGCCTACCTATACCAAGGTTTTTACAAAACCCCTGAAGGCTACAATATAGAAATGCAAACGCCCTATTTTCCAGAATTACGAAGCATAGGGGCCAGCGCCAGAACCGGTGCATTTAACGGCATAGCCAACATAGAATACGCTTATTGGAACTCCGCTGAGAGCAATGGGGGGCGCAACCCTTACGTTCCTAACGATCAGTCCCGTTTTCTAATGGGGTATGAAACTGAGATTGTTCGTAATATTACAGCTAGCTTTCAATATTACGCTGAGTACACTCACGATTATGAAGCGTTAGTGCGCTCATATCCATCACCAGAAGACCGCCCTCAACAAATACGCCAAGTTCTGACAACCCGTTGGACCCTCAACACCCAGCAGTCAAACCTCGTGTACTCAGCTTTTTTGTTTTATTCAACATCGGATGAAGATTACTACTTTATACCCAATGTAATGTATCGGGTGAATGACAGTTGGCAATTCAACTCAGGCGCGAATCTACTCGGAGGCAAAAGACAGAGCACACTATTTGGGCAGATGGAGGCCAATTCAAATATATATCTCAGAGCGAAATTCATATTCTAGGAGGCAACATGACAATTAACGAAGGTTTACGATTTGCCGCAGGCATATTCACATTGCTAAGCTTACTGCTTGGTGTATATATTCACGAGTACTGGTTCTTTTTCACCGGTTTTGTGGCTTTAAACCAAATACAGTCAGCATTCACACACTGGTGCCCAATGATGTGGATGCTAGGAAAAGCAGGCTTAAAGCGAGAACAAGTGCTGTAAATAAATATAATGCGCCTTACCGCAGGGCATAAAAAAACCCCGATCAGGTTACTGATCGGGTTTTTTGGTAATAAGAGCCTGACGATGACCTACTCTCACATGGCGAATGCCACACTACCATCGGCGATGCTGCGTTTCACTTCTGAGTTCGGCAAGGGATCAGGTGGTTCCACAGCTCTATTGTCGTCAGGCAAAGGGGATCGATGACCCGTTTGCTGTTTGCAATCGATTCATCAAATTCGTTAACGAGGTATTGAGTCGCCAGCCGATTGGCATGGCTTACTCGATTAGCGGCTACGCTACATTTTAAGACTGTCGTCTATAGTTGCTGCCTTATAACATCGGTGAAGTTGTCTTCACTTAGGGTTATATGGTCAAGCCTCACGGACAATTAGTACTGGTTAGCTTAACGCCTCACAACGCTTCCACACCCAGCCTATCAACGTCGTAGTCTTCGACGGTCCTTTAGGAGGATCAAGTCCTCAGGGAGATCTAATCTTGAAGGGGGCTTCCCGCTTAGATGCTTTCAGCGGTTATCCTGTCCGAACATAGCTACCGGGCAATGCCACTGGCGTGACAACCCGAACACCAGAGGTTCGTTCATTCCGGTCCTCTCGTACTAGGAACAACTCTCCTCAAATCTCCAACGCCCACGGCAGATAGGGACCGAACTGTCTCACGACGTTCTAAACCCAGCTCGCGTACCACTTTAAATGGCGAACAGCCATACCCTTGGGACCGGCTTCAGCCCCAGGATGTGATGAGCCGACATCGAGGTGCCAAACACCGCCGTCGATATGAACTCTTGGGCGGTATCAGCCTGTTATCCCCGGAGTACCTTTTATCCGTTGAGCGATGGCCCTTCCATACAGAACCACCGGATCACTATGACCTGCTTTCGCACCTGCTCGAGTTGTGACTCTCACAGTCAAGCGCCCTTTTGCCATTATACTCAATGCGCGATGTCCGACCGCGCTGAGGGCACCTTCGCACTCCTCCGTTACTCTTTGGGAGGAGACCGCCCCAGTCAAACTACCCACCACACGCTGTCCTCAATCCAGATAATGGATCTAAGTTAGAACCCCAACATTACCAGGCTGGTATTTCAAGGTTGACTCCACGATGACTGGCGTCACCGCTTCAAAGTCTCCCAGCTATCCTACACAAGTAAGGTCAGAGTCCAGCGTGAAGCTATAGTAAAGGTTCACGGGGTCTTTCCGTCTAGCCGCGGGTACACTGCATCTTCACAGCGATTTCAATTTCACTGAGTCTCGGGTGGAGACAGCGTCCCCATCATTACGCCATTCGTGCAGGTCGGAACTTACCCGACAAGGAATTTCGCTACCTTAGGACCGTTATAGTTACGGCCGCCGTTTACCGGGGCTTCGATCAAGAGCTTCTCCGAAGATAACCCCATCAATTAACCTTCCGGCACCGGGCAGGCGTCACACCGTATACGTCCACTTTCGTGTTTGCACAGTGCTGTGTTTTTAATAAACAGTTGCAGGGACCTAGTATCTGCGACTGCCGTCCGCTTACGGAGCAAGTCCTTCACGGTCAGCAGCGTGCCTTCTCCCGAAGTTACGGCACCATTTTGCCTAGTTCCTTCACCCGAGTTCTCTCAAGCGCCTTGGTATTCTCTACCCGACCACCTGTGTCGGTTTGGGGTACGATTCACAATAACCTGAAGCTTAGAAGGTATTTCCTGGAAGCTTGGCATCGACGACTTCCCGCCACATGGGCAGTGGTCTCGTGTCTCAGCTTTAAGGACCCGGATTTTCCTAAGTCCTCGGCCTACGCACTTTCCCCGGGACAACCAACGCCCGGTACGCCTAGCCTTCTCCGTCTCTCCATCGCAGTTATTGCAAGTACGGGAATATTAACCCGTTTCCCATCGACTACGCTTCTCAGCCTCGCCTTAGGGGTCGACTCACCCTGCCCCGATTAGCGTTGGACAGGAACCCTTGGTCTTTCGGCGGGGAAGTTTTTCACTCCCCTTATCGTTACTCATGTCAGCATTCGCACTTCTGATACCTCCAGCAAACCTCTCGATTCACCTTCAACGGCTTACAGAACGCTCCTCTACCGCGTGCACAAGTGCACACCCGCAGCTTCGGTGACTAGTTTAGCCCCGTTACATCTTCCGCGCAGGCCGACTCGACTAGTGAGCTATTACGCTTTCTTTAAAGGATGGCTGCTTCTAAGCCAACCTCCTAGCTGTCTATGCCTTCCCACATCGTTTCCCACTTAACTAGTACTTGGGGACCTTAGCTGGCGGTCTGGGTTGTTTCCCTTTTCACGACGAACGTTAGCACCCGCCGTGTGTCTCCCGGATAGTACTCACAGGTATTCGGAGTTTGCATGGGGTTGGTAAGTCGGGATGACCCCCTAGCCCAAACAGTGCTCTACCCCCTGTGGTATAAGTCCGAGGCGCTACCTAAATAGCTTTCGAGGAGAACCAGCTATCTCCCGGCTTGATTAGCCTTTCACTCCGACCCACAAGTCATCCGAATCTTTTTCAACAGATTACGGTTCGGTCCTCCAGTGCCTGTTACGGCACCTTCAACCTGCCCATGGGTAGATCGCCGGGTTTCGGGTCTACACCCAGCAACTGAACGCCCTATTAAGACTCGGTTTCCCTACGGCTCCCCTAAACGGTTAACCTTGCTACTGAATGTAAGTCGCTGACCCATTATACAAAAGGTACGCAGTCACCCCTAAGGGCTCCCACTGCTTGTACGCATACGGTTTCAGGATCTATTTCACTCCCCTCTCCGGGGTTCTTTTCGCCTTTCCCTCACGGTACTGGTTCACTATCGGTCAGTTAGGAGTATTTAGCCTTGGAGGATGGTCCCCCCATCTTCAATCAGGATAACACGTGTCCCGACCTACTCGTTTTCATCTCTATCGCGCTTTCGTGTACGGGGCTATCACCCACTATGGCCACACTTTCCAGAGTGTTCCACTAACACGATAAAGACTTAAGGGCTAATCCGCTTTCGCTCGCCGCTACTGACGGAATCTCAATTGATTTCTGTTCCTAAGGGTACTTAGATGTTTCAGTTCCCCTCGTTCGCCTCGTACACCTATGTATTCAGTGCACGATATCCAGCAAGCTGGATGGGTTGCCCCATTCGGAGATCTCCGGATCAAAGGTTGTTTGCCACCTCCCCGAAGCTTATCGCAGGCTACTACGTCCTTCATCGCCTCTAACTGCCAAGGCATCCACCGTATGCGCTTAGTCACTTGACCATATAACCCTAAATAAAGTCTCCTTCATCCAGTGTCATACAACCGCAACTAGTTTGTAACGCTCTCATCCGAAGATGAGTTTGCTAATCGTTACGTCATACCAATTTTTGTCGCTTGACGACTCATTGTAAAAATATCGCTATTTTTACAGTATACCTCGTTAACTTGTTAAAGAACTTCGCTTGCATTCGTCATGCAAACTGTCTTTTTCCGGTCAAAAAAACCAGAAGCAAATAGCGTTAGTTCGTGCTCGTGTTTCAACGCTTGATTCGGATCTACCTTCAACCCGAACGCCATTTGCTTCTGGCTTCTTGTCTTTCTGACCTGAGCTTCGCTCCCGGCTCTCTTCTCAACTCAGCTCACCACCTTAAGTAAATGGTGGAGCTAAGCGGGATCGAACCGCTGACCTCCTGCGTGCAAGGCAGGCGCTCTCCCAGCTGAGCTATAGCCCCTTCGCTTACCTAAAATGGTGGGTCTGGGCAGATTTGAACTGCCGACCTCACCCTTATCAGGGGTGCGCTCTAACCAACTGAGCTACAGACCCAATTCTTAAAAGCCTGCGCATTGGTTCAGGCTCAGCCCTCTCTTCCGAGAGACAATCTGTTAAAAGCAATAAGTGTGAGTGCTGACAGCAGGATC containing:
- a CDS encoding efflux RND transporter permease subunit — encoded protein: MRDQLIHFAITHPKRILWITLIVTLIAAAQIPRIHIDTDPENMLPSDQIDRVIHDRIKQEFNLYDLIVVGIVNNESSNGIFNTASLSNLKMLSDDIENIEGVIGHELMSLASVDNITQEGPGTIRFQWMIPKDIASRMTPEQTQQAVERLPMFKNTLVSEDGKAAAIYVPIEKKEYSNEISKKIQTLIEQLPKGDEYYITGLPVAEDTFGIDMFIQMAISAPMAAMAIFLLMWLFFRSFVLISAPMLVAMATVITTMGVLIGMGYTVHIMSSMIPIFLMPIAVVDSVHILSEFAELHKPGHNVRNTIEQVLRNLFRPMLFTSITSAVGFASLAFTPIPPVQVFGLFVAFGIALAFLLTIIFVPAYIASLSEQRIQALAEKHHANTGFALSGVLNGVRKLSSSSAKLVISAAIGLSIVSYYGITQIEINDNPVRWFKESHPIRVADRVLNQHFAGTYDAYLVLSKDTTPTQNQFLQQLDDISKDSELIKSVIEQNLKPDTPFTEQLSAIIQNADNASFDADVSDVESLERLISMSENTQQAIKYFTQPDALTYIQELQNYLAGGELVGKSNSFSDVVKTVYRELQSGDSSFYRIPDNANQTAQTVLSYQSSHRPYDLWHFVTPDFQKSAIWLQLSSGDNKDMSAVIEQVEQFILLNPLPEGVTLEWGGLAYINVVWQEAMVEGMLNSLLGAFVMVFVVMIILFRSFTFGLLAMIPLTLTIALIYGLIGWIGKDYDMPVAVLSSLTLGLSVDFAIHFLDRARDIHQKTGNWSETLIQMYGEPGVAILRNAIVIAIGFLPLLAAPLVPYNTVGIFLASIMAASCVVTLILLPAIMTLSNRFIFPQDRRNPA
- a CDS encoding outer membrane lipoprotein-sorting protein, producing MTLLQKASLAYTLIALAGSAYAEPELTVNDIITKANNVAFYQGNDGRAETRMKIVDSSGREQIRQFTILRKDNEDGGNQQFYVLFQRPSDVKRTAFLVKKNVGGDDDRWLYLPSLDLVKRISAGDKRTSFVGSDFYYEDVSGRALSEDRHELLETTDTHYVIDNHPKDPASVEFKHYKVWVNKSTFLPERTEYFDEQEKLFRSVESLEHNIIDGYATVTKMKVSDFRTGGFTLSEIRFIKYDIGLPDSVFSERSLRSPPQEWLKRPEK
- a CDS encoding YgaP family membrane protein; the encoded protein is MTINEGLRFAAGIFTLLSLLLGVYIHEYWFFFTGFVALNQIQSAFTHWCPMMWMLGKAGLKREQVL